One window of Perca flavescens isolate YP-PL-M2 chromosome 6, PFLA_1.0, whole genome shotgun sequence genomic DNA carries:
- the LOC114556814 gene encoding NKG2-D type II integral membrane protein-like, which translates to MGLRNYERQCKACQEDWLLNESNCYEIHDADPSNQKTWEEARANCSGYNADFVIVHSQEEKDMINGYSWGKQDESGYWIGLRVENGRWKWIDGSDLAVDFWIGPPFVGQCAVSVQGVGWRSVSCADRKRWICKKKALCV; encoded by the exons ATGGGCCTTCGTAACTACG AGAGACAGTGTAAAGCTTGTCAGGAGGACTGGTTACTCAACGAGTCTAACTGCTATGAGATTCATGACGCCGATCCTTCTAATCAGAAAACCTGGGAAGAAGCTCGAGCAAACTGCAGCGGATATAACGCAGATTTTGTTATTGTACATAGTCAAGAGGAAAAG GATATGATCAATGGTTACAGCTGGGGTAAGCAAGATGAGAGTGGATACTGGATTGGCCTGAGAGTTGAAAATGGGAGATGGAAGTGGATTGATGGAAGTGATCTGGCTGTAGA CTTCTGGATAGGACCTCCCTTTGTCGGTCAGTGTGCAGTTTCTGTCCAGGGCGTAGGATGGAGATCAGTGAGCTGTGCTGACAGAAAACGATGGATCTGCAAAAAGAAGGCTTTATGTGTTTAA